The DNA region TCCGACTCGgactcatcaccatcggcgTCCTCGCTTGAAATAACAATGACCTCGGACtgttgggtgatgttggtgggcTTCTGCCACTCATCAGGCTTCGGGCCTTCACTAATTGTTTCTGTCTCGACAGGTTTTGCAGTTTCGCCAGTCATCTCCTTATCGCCAGTGTGTTCTGTCTCGCAAGCGTCTTCTGTCTCATCACGGTCTTCTGTCTCGCCGCTATCTGAATCGTTTGGCTCTTCGTGCTCGGTTCCTGGACCTGTTCTTTCTACTTCTTCGGGACTCTTCCGTTGCAGCACGAACAGGCCAGAACCTTCATTAGCATTTCCAACTATCCAAGCCCTTTCCAAAACTACCTtcttcccatcttccaccaTCGTCAGCGCTCCAAACGGAACACACACGATTGCCCTCTTCCCCGTGGACTTCTCCAGGTCTATAACACGAACCCAGTGCTGGAAGGGAAGAGCATGGGTCAAGTCGTCAAATCCCCGCTCCATCCATTTGTTTTCAGCCGTCTGGTCCCCATGGGCCCCCGGTACCTCAACCCTCATCTGCTTCCCAGGCCCCTCCCGGaacatcatcttcaacagcGCAGCATCATGGCACAACTTCCAAATCTGCCTCCGAACAAGGTGTTCGTTTCGAGCAAACTCGAACTGAATCACCGGACTCAGCGTCCGAAAGATCTTATCCCCAAGTGGGGCGATGGCTCGACTAAACCTCTGAAAAGGGGTCGCTATTTCCTCCTGCGACCCCCTCTCTGAACTCTCCGGCTCAGCAGTCATAGGCTTCACACCAAAACTCTCCACACCCGGTCGGAGTATCTGGCGCCACAGCCACATGAAAATCAACTGGCATATCCGATTGGCTCTCTGATCGCGGTTCAGCCTTTCCCAAAGCTCAGGTGGACAAAACGGCTTCTCcctgttctttttttggaCGTCTGTCTCGAACAACATGGGGCTGTCGAGCTGGAAGGCGGCGCTGTAGCTGAACTGCCTGGTTTGAAGCCTCAGAGAGCGGAAGAGAGCGTGGATTTGCTCTTGACCCCTGACGATGACCCTTTCGGTGGTAGGAGGCGGCGTCTTTGGATCTTCAGTGTTGGTTGCTGCGTTTACTACTGCGTGGGAAGGTGCGTCGGCGCCGGTGGAAACGGTCTgcgtggtggttgctgttgctgtgggaGGTGTGCCAGTACCAGTGGCAGCAAGGGCATTTCTGATGATAGCAAGAGCCCGGGTTGTGTTTGGATCTTGGGCAGCGGCGATGGTTCCGGCGGAGGCTGTGTCATTAGGAGCGGTTCCAGTGACAGGTACCTGGATAGcagtggtggagagggcctGGGCAAGGATAGCGAGTGCTTGTGTAATGTCTGGATCTTGGGCTGCAGTTCCTTGGGGAGGTGTATTGGTGCTAGTGGCGGTGCTCCTGGCAGCAGTCTCTACATGCACGCTTGTTGGGGCAGTATTTGAAGCTTGGACCTGACCCGTTGAGGCAACGTTTGCATCCTGAGCTTGAGCTGTGGTGGCAGCTATGCCGTGAAACTGCCGCATCTTTTCCTCTACCATTTTACCAATTGCAGCACTTCCTCCTGGTTGACCATTCAAAGGTTGTGTGCCAGGAGCACCTGTGTTGGCTTGACTGGCTGTTCGAAGCGGAGACGCAGCCGTGGTCATGCTGGTGTCGGCCGAGTTGTTGGGTAGTATGCTGCTGGTTTCATTGGGGCTCTTTTCTCTACTTAGTGCTTTTACTCGGTCAAGTAAGTGGTCAATTACTCGTTGTTGTCGCTTTGCTTGTTGTTCACACTTGGCCTTCTGTGATTCTAGGTGTTTGTTCCTCCACGTCATCGACTGCGCCAATGGCGGTAGGATTTGGTCTGTTTGGCTTGTTactgctggtgttgttggccccAATGCCTGACAAGGCGGTTTAGGAGTCTGAGGTTCCTCGTTAGATCCCTCACTCTCGGATTCCTGGCCTCGCTGATGTCCACCCTGAGTTGCCAATTTGTGGTACCTTGTGAATTTGTCATTCAAATCCTGATAGGCATCCTTGATGAGTACAAGCTCATGTCTTATCGCTCGAAGCATCAGTTGCAACGGCGGCTCCGCATTAGGCGATTCAACAAGTGTTGTACTCGACTCATCTTGCTCAGGGTTCGATGGGTCTGGGTCTTTTTGATCCGAGGGGGTCCTAGGTTCGTGATGTTGCCTCCCTGGTACCGGTGTCGTTCTCGTTCCAGGTGAtattgatgatgttgtccCTGAGACCACTGTGTTTCCAGTCCCAGGTACCTGTACCCTGCGCGCCGTGTTTAGCCAGTTGTTGAGGActcttgatgatgttggcctCCCGTCTTTTCCaacttctttctcttcacgCAGCCTGGTGATCACCTCATTGAATCTGTCTCTCATTATTTGAACGTCGCTTTCCAAATCTCTTGCCCAACCTGGCACAAAGGACGTGTCGTAATGGCTTAAATACCTTGACTTCTTCGTCTGGGTCACATCTGCATCCCCCTCTCTCGATTTTGATAGTATATCCATAAAAGAGTTGGTAGATCTCCTCCAGGTGCGGAAACTTGAGCTGATCCCTGCCTTGGGCGGCTTCAGGATCCGGAGCTGGTGACTAACGGAATAGGGTGTCACGGGGGCAGGATGAGgaagccatcgccatcgcgTCCATCCCCAGTCGGCTTTGACTAGCTGGTCGGGGGTTATACCCCATCTATTCGCCGCCCCAAGGCCATGCCGAGCGAGCCGTCGATTTCCATGAATATCGGGGGTGTCAGTCTCCGCACGGAGTGGACAGTGAACAGGAGCCAGCTTTTCCATCGCCGGAACAgtcacctcctccctgcGGCTTCGTGGCAAAGTGATCGGCATCGTAAAGACAGTGTGCAATGGCTAGATGAAGATTTTTCAATCAAAAGTTTCAAGAAGCACGCTGTACCTGCTCGAGTTGATTAGGAATCTGTGGGTGTTGACTACCTTTGATGCAGACAAAGAAACCGGCAGCCAAGGCACCCGGACTTGGACCTGGCATCGCCGCTGGGCTCGATCGACGACAGACAAAGAACCATTGTCGCATATCTCCCGTGTCGGTACCAAAGGCTTTGCATCAATCCTATTACAAGGTATCTAAACAATAGCCTTGAAGAGGCCCTACATGATCAGCCACTCACGGTCCTGGGATGAGGTTTTATGGTATAAGGATTTGTTTAGCATGTGCTGTGCCTCTTTCCTTTCATTTTACATGCACCACTCACTGCGAGTTACTGTCTGCTTCATGTTATTGACAGCACTCTGAAGAAGAATGCTTCATAATACCACAGCCCCATTTTCAAAGAAATTCATCCATCAGAGAACTCATTCACTTCACTCCCAGTATGGTACTTGCAGAATTTTTCTTACCTATTTGCTCTGACAAAACGGCAGAGAACATTTTGATTGGTTTGGATGGCCAGCACAGGAGCAATGGTGCTCCAGAATGCTAAAACAAACGTGATGGAAATTCCATCCCTTATCCAATCTTGCTCTCGATGAATTCACTCCAAGCTGCCTGCCGTCGTGTCTTTGCCGACGTGTCACCTACGAATTCTATAGCAGTTGCAGCAGGTCTGAGCTTGGTTTTCTTTCGCAGCATCACACATGTTTGGCTTTTGTGCCTTCACCCGCAACATAGACACAAGAACTTCTTTGTGAAATCGCTGAAGATATGGATTCCACAGCTGAAGCCCAGATCGTAAAGACTCCAGGAGACCAAGACTCCACCGCGGTAACTATatccctttttcttttcttggccCAGCTATGTTTTCTGACATGTCTGCTTCATTCCTGGCTTTAGGGACAGATATCTGAGGAAGACTTCCCAACTCTCCCTGACAGCTCATCTTTCCATGAAGACTCGGACCAAGAGGACTCTGACGAAGGGGGCTTTGACGAGGATGCCAGGATTGTTAAAACCACACGGGTCCGCTACAACGATCACAAGCTCTCCAGCGACCCATTCATTGACGACTATGGTTTCTTTGAGGACCAACTGGAGGCCCCCGTCAAGAGGTACTACCACTGTCACAAGGATCGGAAGATCCCCCCGCCAAACTGAGGAAGTTCTGCAAAAAGTgtcgtcaacaacaggccaTTACCATGGCTCGTATCGAGGTCTGGAAGAAAAGCGGCCGTGTGGGGTATGAACCCTTGCCAACTCAGGAGGAATCACCCGCCAAATACGGCATTTTCTACGATTCGGATACTGACACCGAGCTTGAGCTCGAGTTCGTCAAGATtctcaagaggaagaagaagagagacaGTATTCTCAAACGAAAGCGCTCGCCCGAGCCCGAGGAGGCTGATAACGCTGTCGAGACAACCCCCAATTGCTACCCCAGTAGGAAAAAGACGAAGATAGAGAAGAAGGTCAGGTGGTCAGAATGGGCTCAGGTTTCCTCGCCCACCAGGTCCTACGAAACAGAGAAAGACGATCCCGGAGTAGAGTTTATCCATTTCGATCCTGAACAACAGGATGATTCCGAGGCTGAGAATGACGCCGAAGAACAGGAATCTTCACCCGAGCCAATCGA from Podospora pseudocomata strain CBS 415.72m chromosome 3, whole genome shotgun sequence includes:
- a CDS encoding hypothetical protein (EggNog:ENOG503Q4UW) is translated as MPITLPRSRREEVTVPAMEKLAPVHCPLRAETDTPDIHGNRRLARHGLGAANRWGITPDQLVKADWGWTRWRWLPHPAPVTPYSVSHQLRILKPPKAGISSSFRTWRRSTNSFMDILSKSREGDADVTQTKKSRYLSHYDTSFVPGWARDLESDVQIMRDRFNEVITRLREEKEVGKDGRPTSSRVLNNWLNTARRVQVPGTGNTVVSGTTSSISPGTRTTPVPGRQHHEPRTPSDQKDPDPSNPEQDESSTTLVESPNAEPPLQLMLRAIRHELVLIKDAYQDLNDKFTRYHKLATQGGHQRGQESESEGSNEEPQTPKPPCQALGPTTPAVTSQTDQILPPLAQSMTWRNKHLESQKAKCEQQAKRQQRVIDHLLDRVKALSREKSPNETSSILPNNSADTSMTTAASPLRTASQANTGAPGTQPLNGQPGGSAAIGKMVEEKMRQFHGIAATTAQAQDANVASTGQVQASNTAPTSVHVETAARSTATSTNTPPQGTAAQDPDITQALAILAQALSTTAIQVPVTGTAPNDTASAGTIAAAQDPNTTRALAIIRNALAATGTGTPPTATATTTQTVSTGADAPSHAVVNAATNTEDPKTPPPTTERVIVRGQEQIHALFRSLRLQTRQFSYSAAFQLDSPMLFETDVQKKNREKPFCPPELWERLNRDQRANRICQLIFMWLWRQILRPGVESFGVKPMTAEPESSERGSQEEIATPFQRFSRAIAPLGDKIFRTLSPVIQFEFARNEHLVRRQIWKLCHDAALLKMMFREGPGKQMRVEVPGAHGDQTAENKWMERGFDDLTHALPFQHWVRVIDLEKSTGKRAIVCVPFGALTMVEDGKKVVLERAWIVGNANEGSGLFVLQRKSPEEVERTGPGTEHEEPNDSDSGETEDRDETEDACETEHTGDKEMTGETAKPVETETISEGPKPDEWQKPTNITQQSEVIVISSEDADGDESESESEHDDLMRDPTWRPTGSTGQSQSGEHYKRPVIQLIPPDTILDALRRLPPSTLTATDVPSQPASTTSTDPVPTTSSAAIPWTSSTAPGRDADVDGQNKKKKRKRPRMESDPDWIPGQTDGETEPSTRRR